Within the Leptolyngbyaceae cyanobacterium genome, the region CTGCACGAGGGAACGTGCAGCTTTGGTATCCCGCCCGTCAAATTCAAGCCACTGCCGCCCAAGCCCAGTATTACAGCAGAGAACGGCGCATTGTTTTAACTGGCAACGTTTACATATTGCAGCAAGGCAACAGCATTCGCGGCGAACAAGTAGTTTATCTGATCGATGAAGGTAAATTTATTGCCCAACCTCAACCAAATCGACAAGTCGAATCTATTTATATCGTTACTGACCCAAACGTCCCAGCACAACCACCACGACCACCGCAAGTGCCTGGTTTGAGAACGCCTACTCCTTCCCGCCCTAACTCGCGTTAGTTGTAAGTGCTAAAATCAAGCCACTTTTCATGACCCAGCATCGCTGTGGGGAGGATTCGGCGTGAAAATTGTTTTGGAAAATATTCACAAATCTTACGGCAAGCGCCTGATTGTCAATCGAGTAAACCTCTCTGTTGGCCAAGGGGAAGTAGTCGGACTACTTGGCCCAAACGGGGCTGGGAAAACTACCACTTTCTACATTGCCACGGGTTTAGAGAAACCGAATCAGGGTACGGTTTGGCTGGATGACTTAGATATCACCGAGATACCAATTCATCAAAGGGCGAGATTAGGCATCGGATATCTAGCCCAAGAAGCCAGTATTTTTCGCAATTTAACCGTGCAGGAAAATATCTTGCTGGTGTTGGAACAAACTAATGTACCTCCTAGAGAAAGAAAGGCACGCATTCAGGAATTGTTGCAGGATTTTCGTTTGGAAAGAGTTGCCCATACGAAAGGCATTTTAGTTTCTGGGGGAGAAAGGCGACGCACTGAATTAGCGAGGGCGTTAGCGGCAGGAAAAGATGGCCCGAAATTTTTGTTTTTAGATGAACCGTTTGCTGGTGTTGACCCGATTGCGGTGGCGGAAATCCAGGAAATTGTGGCGCAGTTGCGCGATCGTCAAATTGGTATCTTAATCACAGATCATAACGTTCGAGAAACCCTCGCCATCACAGACCGGGCTTACATCATGCGAGACGGACAAATTTTAGCTTCAGGCAGTGCAGACGAACTCTACAGCAATCCGCTAGTAAGGCAATACTATTTGGGAGATAACTTTCAAATTTGAAATAGAATTCAGGATTCAGAAGTTTTATATTTCCTAACTCTCTTTATCACTTATAGTATTTCTATAATGAAAAGTTCATAATTTTTTATAAATAAAGTTGAAATAGCGATCCTTCAGACTTCATCCTTCATACTTCATCCTTATATTATGCTCAAATCATTGAAGTTTTCCTTTCCGGTCTTTTCGTTGTTCGGCATTTCGGTGATGGATCGCTACCTGATCGGGGAGTTGATCGGGCCATTTGTATTTGGCGTGGGAGTTTTTTCTTCATTGGGAGTTGCGATCGGTAGTTTATTCGATTTAATGCGAAAAATCACCGAAGCAGCCCTACCAATAGAAGTAGCAGCCAAAGTATCCCTGTTGCAAATGCCTTTATTCATATTTTATGCCTTGCCAATGGGGATGCTGCTAGCCGCCTTGCTTACCTACAGTCGCCTGTCTAGCGATAGCGAACTAATTGCCCTGCGTAGCTGTGGAGTCAGTATCTATCGGTTGATCCTGCCTGCATTGATTATGAGCATAATCGTCACTGCGATCGCCTTTTTATTTAACGAGTGGGTAGTACCCGCATCCAAATACGAAGCTACGCTCACTCTCCAAAAAGCCCTCAATCAAGAACAAAAAAATTATCAAGAAAGCAATATTATTTATCCCGAATACGGCACGATTAAAAAAGACAATGGCGAAGAAACAGAAATTTTAAGCCGATTGTTTTATGCCGAACAATTTGACGGCGCAGTAATGAAAAACCTGACGATTTTGGATCGATCGCAAACCGGAATGAATCAAATTGTCGTATCCGAATCGGCAGTTTGGAACCCCCAACAAAATAACTGGGATTTTTTTAACGGCACGATTTATT harbors:
- a CDS encoding LptA/OstA family protein, translated to MKLARFMMPAVRLPNVWLSRLGLTLMFPAALIGTLAVVPQPESAKAQTPADGRPLTVRSDIQEADQKTGVITARGNVQLWYPARQIQATAAQAQYYSRERRIVLTGNVYILQQGNSIRGEQVVYLIDEGKFIAQPQPNRQVESIYIVTDPNVPAQPPRPPQVPGLRTPTPSRPNSR
- the lptB gene encoding LPS export ABC transporter ATP-binding protein → MKIVLENIHKSYGKRLIVNRVNLSVGQGEVVGLLGPNGAGKTTTFYIATGLEKPNQGTVWLDDLDITEIPIHQRARLGIGYLAQEASIFRNLTVQENILLVLEQTNVPPRERKARIQELLQDFRLERVAHTKGILVSGGERRRTELARALAAGKDGPKFLFLDEPFAGVDPIAVAEIQEIVAQLRDRQIGILITDHNVRETLAITDRAYIMRDGQILASGSADELYSNPLVRQYYLGDNFQI
- a CDS encoding LptF/LptG family permease yields the protein MLKSLKFSFPVFSLFGISVMDRYLIGELIGPFVFGVGVFSSLGVAIGSLFDLMRKITEAALPIEVAAKVSLLQMPLFIFYALPMGMLLAALLTYSRLSSDSELIALRSCGVSIYRLILPALIMSIIVTAIAFLFNEWVVPASKYEATLTLQKALNQEQKNYQESNIIYPEYGTIKKDNGEETEILSRLFYAEQFDGAVMKNLTILDRSQTGMNQIVVSESAVWNPQQNNWDFFNGTIYLVSSDSSYRNILRFEHHQLQLPRTPLDFAQKRRDYPEMNILQAREELKLAQLSNDTKRIRKLLIRIHQKIALPFACLAFGLVGAILGCRPQRTNKATGFGVSVLVIFAYYLLMSMGDALGLSAVIPAWLAAWLPNIFGLGVGSLLLIRMS